A portion of the Helicoverpa zea isolate HzStark_Cry1AcR chromosome 25, ilHelZeax1.1, whole genome shotgun sequence genome contains these proteins:
- the LOC124642704 gene encoding uncharacterized protein LOC124642704: MAATKVKAKPSEEEVVVFPEENSDVPPYGTLEWLHYWSSVEGHLPTPIDVSITGSTNYNCPDLRWINFNVYPNKVKLTNTGYTLVLSSKWKAERPYIEGGPFLEKHILSQIHFHWGDDMMKGSDHMVDKRRYPAEMQVSFFRAEYMTQEEALKHPDGVTMICYMIKYGVNPDDRLNWIIEGFPRVREAKSHTKIGPCPMSKLLPIFYEDYFLYWGELPTARGDSFTIKWLIPRPTLFASLEQLDEFRKLWDPWDEPNQGNFRPLQDRHNRHVFFINPHWAKYNSLLPIPRVDEPGVTTLSQAYQKYPWMLPPQNHDEMARLMMRHVQSPISISKVMCPQFSLQPLNFKRYWDNEHGATLFNTGRTAKFMFESEKNRPILSGGPLNGEYIFEQMHFSWSFDNATGCEHVVDDHGYAAESQLIHYNSKYGNFEEALGYTDGLAIVGFFLQATEDTNPQFEKLAEGLDRIKRAEQTTRVTAEALSWMDREDLQKGPYFTYKGSLTITPYVECVDWILFEKPVAIGFDQIACLRRLQNFDCQPIEHNVRAIHVHPGYSAIFVKQVKCTH; this comes from the exons ATGGCGGCAACAAAGGTGAAAGCGAAACCATCAG aagaaGAAGTAGTAGTATTCCCTGAAGAGAATTCGGACGTGCCTCCGTATGGAACCTTGGAATGGTTGCATTATTGGAGTTCAGTTGAAGGGCATCTCCCTACGCCCATAGACGTCTCCATCACGGGTTCCACGAATTATAACTGCCCAGATCTCCGATGGATCAACTTTAATGTGTATCCGAATAAAGTGAAGTTGACTAACACTGGATATACCT TGGTGTTATCCTCAAAATGGAAAGCCGAGCGTCCGTACATAGAAGGTGGTCCATTTTTGGAGAAGCATATCCTATCTCAGATCCACTTCCACTGGGGAGACGATATGATGAAGGGCAGCGATCACATGGTCGACAAAAGGAGGTATCCTGCTGAAATGCAG GTGTCTTTCTTCCGTGCGGAATACATGACACAGGAGGAAGCTTTAAAGCATCCAGATGGAGTTACCATGATTTGCTATATGATAAAG TATGGCGTAAATCCTGATGACAGACTTAACTGGATTATCGAAGGGTTCCCAAGGGTCCGTGAAGCGAAGTCACATACGAAGATAGGTCCCTGCCCCATGTCCAAGCTGCTGCCCATATTTTACGAAGACTACTTCCTGTATTGGGGTGAACTGCCAACAGCCAGGGGTGACAGTTTTACGATCAAGTGGTTGATTCCAAGGCCGACTTTATTTGCTTCTTTAGAGCAG CTCGATGAGTTCCGAAAATTATGGGACCCTTGGGACGAGCCGAATCAGGGAAACTTCAGGCCACTTCAAGACCGACACAACAGACATGTCTTCTTCATCAATCCTCATTGGGCCAAATATAACTCCTTGCTGCCTATACCAAGAGTAGACGAGCCTGGTGTCACTACTTTATCTCAGGCATATCAGAAGTATCCTTGGATGTTACCTCCACAGAATCATG ATGAGATGGCAAGACTAATGATGAGGCATGTGCAGTCTCCCATCTCGATTTCAAAAGTGATGTGTCCGCAATTCTCGTTGCAGCCACTTAATTTCAAGAGATATTGGGACAACGAGCATGGGGCAACACTTTTTAATACTGGGAGAACAG CTAAATTCATGTTTGAATCTGAAAAGAACCGGCCTATTCTTAGTGGCGGGCCCCTCAATGGTGAATATATATTCGAGCAGATGCACTTCTCTTGGTCCTTCGACAACGCCACCGGCTGTGAACATGTGGTTGATGATCATGG ataTGCAGCAGAAAGTCAACTAATCCATTATAACAGTAAATACGGAAATTTTGAAGAAGCGCTTGGGTATACTGATGGTTTAGCAATAGTGGGATTCTTTCTACAAGCTACTGAAGATACAAATCCGCAGTTTGAGAAACTTGCTGAAGGACTGGACAGGATCAAGAGAGCTGAACAGACGACAAGAGTAACCGCAG AAGCCCTGTCCTGGATGGATAGAGAGGATCTGCAAAAAGGCCCTTACTTCACGTATAAGGGCTCGCTCACAATAACGCCCTACGTTGAATGTGTCGACTGGATTCTGTTCGAGAAACCTGTGGCCATTGGCTTTGATCAG ATAGCATGTCTAAGACGGCTGCAGAACTTCGACTGCCAACCGATAGAGCACAACGTGAGGGCCATCCATGTACATCCTGGCTACTCTGCCATCTTTGTGAAGCAAGTCAAGTGTACCCATTGA
- the LOC124642713 gene encoding zinc finger protein 69-like yields the protein MAQYDIIPCYDDEDMFSERNDNVTDLHAYYMSQFNLELENSNKNKKVDNFKYGVEESFDFEVLDNWNGPTNNEADFEIIDEVIDSNINEQNIKEVLLDLDGIDFGEKGSKMDTYKTQENKMYPVNNDYIDDESLIDELCREDGESCRLTPDFNEEYLNSPSEKNQLPSIETVFSKRYCNYNAEDVQMPEYHNITPVQQNIGAVNNLEHYSYPNNILYNLEERKYVLPDTPTSCNEFTFERNERKISVSESVESDVHSSSYYDENSENFDEDDLFVNLDDFGLNFESENNANIGDNKAQNQRKADKDKSQGERVCLWEQCYERYPNQTTLVEHIERAHVNTYKGDEFSCLWRDCARERRPFNARYKLLIHMRVHSGHKPNRCHHPGCGKAFSRLENLKIHVRSHTGERPYACPAPHCRKAFSNSSDRAKHQRTHFNARPYACGAIGCGKRYTDPSSLRKHVKTHPHITNVPRTCIPAARPIRKPDQEQTVPSSPAKLTTLRCIRDKLTVPRLQKL from the exons ATGGCGCAATATGATATCATACCTTGCTATGATGATGAAGACATGTTCAGTGAGAGAAACGACAATGTAACAGACCTACATGCTTACTACATGTCACAGTTCAATTTAGAACTAGAGAATAGTAACAAGAATAAGAAAGTAGACAATTTCAAGTATGGAGTAGAAGAAAGCTTCGACTTTGAAGTTTTAGATAATTGGAATGGTCCCACAAATAATGAAGCAGATTTCGAGATTATAGATGAAGTTATTGACAGCAATATCAATGAGCAAAATATTAAGGAAGTACTCTTAGATTTAGATGGTATTGATTTTGGAGAAAAAGGTAGCAAAATGGACACTTATAAAacacaagaaaacaaaatgtatccTGTAAATAACGACTATATAGACGATGAATCACTTATTGACGAACTTTGTCGCGAAGATGGAGAATCCTGCAGACTAACGCCAGATTTCAATGAAGAATATTTAAACTCTCCATCGGAAAAGAATCAACTACCTTCCATAGAAACGGTATTTTCGAAAAGATATTGTAATTATAATGCCGAAGATGTGCAAATGCCTGAGTATCATAATATAACTCCGGTCCAACAAAACATTGGTGCTGTAAATAACTTAGAACATTACAGTTATCCGAATAACATTCTTTATAATTTAGAAGAAAGGAAATATGTTCTACCAGATACGCCAACCAGTTGTAATGAGTTTACTTTTGAAAGAAATGAAAGGAAGATATCAGTTTCAGAGTCTGTAGAAAGTGATGTACATAGTTCAAGTTATTATGACGAAAATTCTGAAAACTTCGATGAAGACGATCTGTTTGTAAATCTTGACGATTTTGGTTTGAATTTTGAGTCGGAGAATAATGCGAATATTGGAGATAATAAGGCTCAAAACCAGAGGAAGGCTGACAAAGATAAGAGTCAAG gtGAAAGAGTATGTCTTTGGGAGCAGTGTTATGAAAGATATCCGAATCAAACGACGTTGGTGGAGCATATCGAGAGGGCCCATGTCAACACATACAAAG GTGATGAATTCAGTTGTTTGTGGCGCGATTGTGCTCGCGAACGCAGACCGTTCAACGCTCGTTACAAGCTGTTGATACACATGCGCGTGCATTCTGGACATAAGCCTAACAGGTGTCAT CACCCCGGCTGCGGCAAGGCATTCTCCAGACTAGAAAACTTGAAGATCCATGTGCGCTCTCACACTGGTGAACGTCCTTATGCCTGTCCTGCTCCTCATTGCAGGAAGGCTTTCTCCAACTCCTCGGATCGAGCTAAGCATCAGAGAACGCATTTTAATGCT AGACCATACGCCTGCGGAGCAATCGGTTGCGGCAAGAGATACACAGATCCTTCTTCTCTTCGGAAGCACGTGAAGACCCACCCCCACATTACCAACGTGCCTCGGACCTGCATACCCGCAGCCAGGCCGATAAGGAAACCTGATCAGGAACAAACGGTACCAAGCTCTCCAGCTAAGCTGACGACCCTCAGGTGTATAAGAGataagttgactgtacctaggTTGCAGAAATTGTAG
- the LOC124642801 gene encoding vitellogenin-like, with protein sequence MKLLILTAIIAAVASSPLTQNKSWPWQVGKEYLYDVNTYTVASFDGSNSNGNAFKAQFAVRVVAPGYLLAKLTNSVYAQVQDEKVTFSVLPSDLKYQPVQISDQPFEIFVKGGRVKAFSVPKTLSVAHENLLKGLISALQVDLSPYGHVDNFPNSYDKESFQGIFKKVEADLSGECETLYTVSPVSAEWRREFPNFASEEAPIEVIKSKNYGSCKKRSALYSGVPEGSIWNGIAYENDEQQLIKQTSEARIVASKQGTIYKSEVLNSVFVSPLLYGKQKAQVTSYVKFYLASVQDSGAEWKKPEGGRSIDSLIFTMSESMFLPKVSDQSIANSQKLLQEMAPLLQSPSQLPKADFLSKFNILIRHLATFNSEQLTVLSNSVEIARNSKNAAKNAMWIIYRDALAQSGTVAAFQQIKSWVLAQKINGEEAAELISGIGAALRYPTKQVLTEFFEFAINPEVQQLKLVNTSALLAATRFSRNVEDSLYVVESIIPWLSKELKQAAQNGDTVKAQVYIRSLGNLANPEILKVYAPYLDGSIAVSKYLRVQIVASLKTLANLKDENVRAALYSILKNTAEPYEVRVVAILNIFLNEPTAEMMQIMAHMTNDDPSTQVRAVLANGINFAAGLKSPRFSVLAKTAKAVQPFVAKEKFGYRISTDSLIDEYTSEDDFTFFRELAYVGSEDNFFPVYHRTALRTRGTNLNEESQITLSVSGVQQIIEHIADLIYEPNKAKVDLKYSAKKIAEKLNLKRQKPDPIEGALFLENLNQQKLITFSEADLIAFITSTVENIEKLFNGVDVQYTKILNNKLTYIVFPLASGMPFYYEYNEPLMYSFNGQAKIKVDRNSKSLAGSLQKNIDFTYARNVDGSVGFLDTLNDVYAFAGVINKIQFYIPANLNTVITPGQVKLSFKLPEHDASFVHLSVWPYTTLKKVDSIQAISELPSTKIIKRAEKVVSNDIKFGYLAGVSLLFEGYSYSSDFKSTDLYDTDIVSSIGTLFYPKDIALTEFELKYNAKESTNKDVTVTLFSDTLYNQKQSGELAPAALFKDVSANSQARREEIVKRAATGIESAQVELYDFSAVFEGKKKVEYVLTAAIADSFVDNKFQGVFFLSSWQEQINAVFKVIKPKIAPLNFKEALKNQIKVTYDLDLKVGNQKNIHLQGYSERSETYTEQLQNDPSAQKCLEETNENNTFQRDCYKLIVKAHAPDFFKASVTYEDKELTPVALKSITEYYDIFKSRNSYTEEEDVLRTIENGKLEIEAQFFYEENYANYEFASQYGVLRLNNVEGVAYYPFGFAVYAPITAVERSYNYYYGEQYTPYCVVDSSKIQTFSGRSYDYGLSGSWHVVMVDESNDYGKWTDLVILARRPSEKQEEVYVSYVTEDGKYMELHIKPAGIDVKTNGKKVSEGTLTSYWNDEAEAPLLQYYTLAEGVLVFNIKNGAIRIVYDQQRLAIFTDEHRKTTRGVCGQDSTQTRDDYITPYGIVDSPQLYGASFALDGENSDPKTEALKKEAQQKAYQPFVKYTNILSSDSEWSKAKNHSH encoded by the exons ATGAAACTCTTGATACTGACGGCGATTATCG CCGCGGTAGCGTCGAGCCCGCTCACCCAAAACAAAAGCTGGCCATGGCAGGTCGGTAAGGAGTACCTGTATGACGTGAACACCTACACCGTCGCGTCTTTCGATGGCAGCAACAGCAACGGAAACGCCTTCAAGGCTCAGTTCGCCGTCCGCGTGGTCGCTCCCGGCTACCTCCTCGCCAAACTGACCAACTCAGTGTACGCACAGGTTCAGGATGAGAAAGTTACGTTCAGCGTCTTACCTTCCGACCTCAAGTACCAGCCCGTCCAGATCTCAGACCAACCCTTCGAGATCTTCGTCAAGGGCGGCCGTGTCAAGGCTTTCAGTGTCCCCAAAACACTCTCCGTTGCTCACGAGAACTTACTGAAGGGTCTCATCAGCGCTCTACAAGTTGACCTCTCTCCTTACGGCCATGTCGATAACTTCCCCAACAGCTACGACAAGGAATCTTTCCAAGGTATCTTCAAGAAGGTCGAAGCTGATCTGTCTGGTGAATGCGAGACCCTTTACACCGTTTCGCCTGTTTCCGCTGAATGGCGTCGTGAATTCCCCAACTTCGCTTCAGAGGAGGCACCTATCGAGGTGATCAAGAGCAAGAACTACGGCTCATGCAAGAAGCGTTCTGCGTTATACTCCGGTGTGCCAGAAGGCTCCATCTGGAACGGCATCGCTTATGAAAATGACGAACAACAGTTGATCAAGCAAACTTCTGAAGCCCGTATTGTGGCAAGCAAGCAAGGCACCATCTACAAATCTGAAGTCCTTAACTCAGTCTTTGTCAGCCCTCTCCTTTACGGTAAACAGAAGGCTCAAGTTACCAGTTATGTTAAATTCTACCTTGCCTCGGTCCAAGACAGTGGTGCTGAGTGGAAAAAACCTGAAGGAGGCCGCTCTATCGACTCCCTTATTTTCACTATGAGCGAATCTATGTTCCTCCCTAAGGTCTCAGACCAAAGTATTGCTAACTCTCAAAAACTGCTCCAGGAAATGGCTCCCCTACTGCAGTCACCCAGCCAACTGCCGAAGGCTGATTTCCTGTCAAAATTCAACATCCTTATACGCCACTTAGCTACCTTTAACTCCGAGCAGCTGACTGTATTGAGCAACAGCGTTGAAATCGCCAGGAACTCCAAGAACGCCGCTAAGAACGCTATGTGGATCATCTACCGTGATGCTCTCGCTCAATCTGGTACCGTTGCTGCATTCCAACAAATCAAGTCCTGGGTGCTTGCCCAAAAGATCAACGGTGAAGAAGCAGCTGAGCTGATTTCTGGTATCGGTGCCGCCCTCCGCTACCCTACTAAACAGGTCCTGACTGAATTTTTCGAATTCGCCATCAACCCCGAAGTTCAGCAACTGAAGTTGGTTAACACCTCAGCCCTGTTAGCTGCCACCAGATTCAGCCGCAATGTTGAGGATAGCTTATATGTAGTCGAATCTATCATTCCTTGGCTTTCGAAGGAATTGAAACAGGCTGCTCAGAACGGCGATACAGTCAAGGCCCAAGTTTACATTAGATCACTCGGAAACTTAGCTAACCCAGAGATCCTGAAAGTATACGCTCCATACTTGGACGGCAGCATTGCAGTGAGCAAGTACCTGCGCGTCCAGATTGTCGCCAGCCTGAAGACTTTGGCTAACCTTAAGGATGAAAACGTTCGTGCTGCACTTTACAGTATCTTGAAGAACACTGCTGAGCCCTACGAAGTGAGAGTTGTTGCTATCTTGAACATCTTCCTGAACGAACCCACCGCTGAAATGATGCAAATTATGGCACATATGACCAACGACGACCCTAGTACCCAAGTTCGTGCTGTATTAGCAAACGGCATTAACTTCGCAGCTGGACTTAAGAGCCCACGCTTCTCTGTACT ggCTAAGACTGCTAAGGCTGTCCAACCTTTTGTTGCTAAAGAGAAATTCGGATACCGCATCTCCACTGACAGTCTTATTGATGAGTACACCAGCGAAGATGACTTCACCTTCTTCAGGGAACTGGCATACGTTGGCAGCGAAGACAACTTCTTCCCTGTATACCACAGAACTGCGCTGAGGACTAGGGGCACCAACTTGAATGAGGAAAGCCAG ATCACTTTGTCCGTCTCAGGCGTGCAGCAGATTATTGAGCACATTGCCGATTTGATCTACGAACCTAACAAGGCCAAGGTAGACTTGAAGTACTCTGCTAAGAAGATCGCTGAAAAACTGAACCTCAAGCGTCAAAAACCCGACCCCATTGAAGGAGCTCTCTTCCTCGAGAACTTGAACCAGCAAAAACTCATCACTTTCAGTGAAGCTGACCTCATCGCTTTCATTACTAGCACTGTTGAAAACATTGAAAAACTATTCAATGGTGTCGATGTCCAATACACTAAGATATTGAACAACAAACTGACATACATCGTTTTCCCTCTTGCTTCTGGTATGCCATTCTACTACGAGTACAATGaacctcttatgtactctttcaACGGCCAAGCTAAAATCAAGGTTGACAGGAACAGTAAATCCTTAGCCGGCTCTCTGCAGAAGAACATTGACTTCACTTATGCGAGAAACGTAGATGGCAGTGTTGGTTTCTTGGATACGCTCAATGATGTATACGCTTTCGCTGGAGTCATCAACAAGATTCAATTCTACATCCCCGCCAACCTGAACACCGTGATCACACCAGGACAAGTCAAACTGAGCTTCAAGCTTCCCGAGCATGATGCTAGCTTTGTTCACCTGAGCGTTTGGCCCTACACTACTCTGAAAAAGGTTGATTCTATCCAGGCTATTTCTGAACTCCCATCGACCAAGATCATCAAACGTGCCGAGAAGGTTGTATCTAATGATATTAAATTTGGATACTTAGCCGGTGTCTCCCTCCTTTTCGAAGGATACTCCTACTCTTCTGACTTCAAGTCGACAGATCTCTACGACACAGACATTGTTTCGAGTATTGGTACACTTTTCTACCCGAAAGATATCGCCTTGACTGAGTTTGAGCTCAAATACAATGCTAAGGAGTCCACCAACAAGGATGTGACAGTCACCCTCTTCTCTG ACACATTGTACAACCAGAAACAAAGTGGTGAACTGGCACCTGCTGCTCTCTTCAAGGACGTGTCTGCTAACAGCCAGGCTCGTCGTGAAGAGATCGTCAAGCGCGCCGCCACCGGTATCGAGTCTGCCCAAGTGGAGCTCTACGATTTTAGCGCTGTCTTTGAAGGAAAGAAGAAGGTCGAATATGTCCTCACTGCTGCCATCGCCGACAGCTTCGTTGACAACAAGTTCCAGGGAGTATTCTTCTTGAGCAGCTGGCAAGAACAGATCAACGCAGTATTCAAGGTCATCAAACCTAAGATTGCTCCTCTCAACTTCAAGGAAGCTTTGAAGAACCAAATTAAGGTCACTTACGATCTTGACTTGAAGGTCGGAAACCAGAAGAACATTCACCTCCAAGGTTACAGTGAACGTAGCGAGACTTACACCGAACAATTACAAAATGACCCCTCTGCCCAGAAATGCTTGGAAGAGACTAACGAGAACAACACCTTCCAAAGGGATTGCTACAAGCTAATCGTTAAGGCACACGCTCCCGACTTCTTCAAGGCTTCAGTAACTTACGAAGACAAGGAACTGACCCCAGTAGCTCTGAAGAGCATTACTGAGTACTATGACATCTTCAAGTCGAGGAACTCCTACACTGAGGAAGAGGACGTTTTGAGGACCATTGAGAACGGAAAACTGGAAATCGAAGCTCAGTTCTTCTACGAAGAAAACTACGCTAACTACGAGTTCGCATCCCAATACGGAGTGCTCCGTTTGAACAACGTTGAGGGTGTGGCTTACTACCCCTTCGGCTTTGCTGTGTACGCTCCCATCACTGCCGTTGAGCGTTCATACAACTACTACTACGGCGAGCAATACACTC CCTACTGTGTTGTGGACAGCAGCAAGATCCAAACCTTCAGCGGCCGCAGCTACGACTACGGTCTGTCCGGCTCCTGGCACGTGGTAATGGTGGACGAGTCCAATGACTACGGCAAGTGGACCGACCTGGTCATCCTCGCGAGAAGGCCCAGCGAGAAGCAGGAGGAGGTCTACGTATCATACGT GACCGAAGATGGTAAATACATGGAGCTGCACATCAAGCCTGCCGGTATTGACGTCAAGACCAACGGCAAGAAGGTTTCGGAAGGCACCCTCACCTCATACTGGAACGATGAAGCTGAAGCTCCTTTGCTGCAGTACTACACCTTGGCTGAAGGCGTCCTCGTCTTCAACATCAAGAACGGAGCCATCCGCATCGTCTACGACCAGCAGAGGCTCGCCATCTTCACTGATGAGCACCGCAAGACCACCAGGGGTGTCTGCGGACAGGACTCCACCCAAACTCGTGACGACTACATCACGCCTTACGGTATTGTGGACTCTCCTCAGCTATACGGTGCGTCCTTCGCTTTGGACGGTGAGAACAGCGACCCCAAGACTGAGGCGCTGAAGAAGGAAGCTCAACAGAAGGCATACCAGCCTTTTGTCAAGTACACCAACATCCTCAGCTCTGACTCTGAATGGAGCAAGGCTAAGAACCACTCCCACTAA